From the genome of Candidatus Effluviviaceae Genus V sp., one region includes:
- a CDS encoding PAS domain-containing protein: MSHAVPTTRSIIAARLVVAALTALGALVGGRQVDSIPVIILGIIAALLSGVYAAWSRVQRDHTALLRIQFAVDIVFVTLVVYFSGGLASPFKLLYFLPVIVSSARLGFRDGVGIAAGAVIGHVVLMFVDPVQWASLYAQGALAEIATLVVSFLLVAMLVGYLSERAAVHARELAVTRSELDTANLRLSNIIDSLGSGLALVDSDGHVIYLNRAGASILGVPESASHGRDYRLVFADVPAFCERLAAALEAGRPETRVDFHVRRRGGGSTPVGLSTSILRDDDGNERGVVAIFQDLTEARRLEERLRHDDRLSALGQFAAGLAHEIRNPLNAIRGSIEMLGEDAEPESQHERLVGLVMRETDRLQKLVQDVLQYGRMESGERDRIRLDELVHEVALLVTSQASYRPEIELVEEAPEPVEGTVNEEEMRRALLNLTLNAVEAIDGSGRVRLSVVREDEYASRGLEGSQGSSIAIIVEDTGDGIPSDKRDEIFQPFRTTKKGGTGLGLAIVDRIVQSHGGRITVASEVGRGSRFVIYLPD, encoded by the coding sequence GTGAGTCACGCTGTTCCAACAACCCGCAGCATCATCGCGGCGCGGCTTGTCGTCGCGGCGCTCACGGCTCTCGGTGCGCTCGTCGGCGGCAGGCAGGTCGACAGCATCCCGGTCATCATCCTCGGGATCATCGCTGCGCTGCTCTCCGGCGTCTACGCCGCCTGGAGCCGCGTCCAGCGCGACCACACGGCCCTCCTGAGGATCCAGTTCGCCGTCGACATCGTCTTCGTCACGCTGGTCGTCTACTTCTCAGGCGGCCTGGCAAGCCCGTTCAAGCTGCTCTATTTCCTTCCGGTCATCGTGTCGTCCGCACGCCTCGGCTTCCGAGACGGGGTCGGAATCGCCGCCGGCGCCGTCATCGGGCACGTCGTTCTCATGTTCGTCGACCCCGTTCAGTGGGCGTCGCTCTATGCACAGGGGGCTCTCGCCGAGATCGCGACGCTCGTCGTCTCGTTCCTCCTCGTCGCCATGCTGGTCGGCTACCTGTCGGAGCGGGCTGCCGTCCACGCACGGGAGCTGGCCGTGACCAGGTCGGAGCTGGACACCGCCAACCTCAGGCTCTCGAACATCATCGACAGCCTCGGGTCCGGACTCGCCCTGGTCGACTCCGACGGACACGTCATCTACCTCAACAGGGCCGGCGCGTCGATCCTCGGCGTGCCGGAGAGTGCCTCGCACGGCCGCGACTACCGGCTCGTCTTCGCCGACGTCCCGGCGTTCTGCGAACGCCTCGCCGCCGCCCTGGAGGCGGGGCGGCCCGAGACCCGGGTCGACTTCCACGTGAGACGGCGCGGAGGAGGAAGCACTCCCGTCGGACTCTCTACATCGATACTCCGGGATGACGACGGGAACGAGCGGGGCGTCGTCGCCATCTTCCAGGATCTGACGGAGGCCAGACGCCTGGAGGAACGACTCCGGCACGACGACAGGCTCTCGGCGCTGGGCCAGTTCGCGGCCGGCCTCGCTCACGAGATCCGGAACCCGCTGAACGCGATCCGGGGATCTATCGAGATGCTGGGGGAGGACGCCGAGCCGGAGAGCCAGCACGAGCGCCTCGTCGGCCTCGTGATGCGCGAGACCGACCGGCTCCAGAAGCTCGTTCAGGACGTCCTTCAGTACGGACGCATGGAGTCCGGGGAACGCGACCGCATCCGGCTCGACGAGCTCGTGCACGAGGTCGCGCTGCTCGTGACCAGTCAGGCCTCATATCGTCCGGAGATCGAACTGGTCGAGGAAGCTCCTGAGCCTGTCGAGGGGACCGTCAACGAAGAGGAGATGAGGCGGGCCCTCCTGAACCTCACGCTCAACGCCGTCGAGGCGATCGACGGCTCGGGCAGGGTCAGGCTCTCGGTCGTCCGGGAGGACGAGTACGCCTCGCGCGGCCTCGAGGGATCGCAGGGCAGTTCGATCGCCATCATCGTTGAGGACACGGGAGACGGCATCCCCTCCGATAAGAGAGACGAGATTTTTCAGCCCTTCAGAACGACCAAGAAGGGCGGCACGGGACTCGGGCTCGCCATCGTCGACCGCATCGTTCAGTCCCACGGCGGGCGGATCACCGTCGCCAGTGAGGTCGGACGCGGCAGCCGCTTCGTGATCTACCTGCCGGACTAG